A genomic segment from Chitinophaga flava encodes:
- a CDS encoding aminotransferase class I/II-fold pyridoxal phosphate-dependent enzyme, with product MRDLFDKIREDKGPLGNYSAQAEGYFIYPKLEGELSSRMKFRGHEVIVWSINDYLGLSNNEEVRKADLEGAQQYGLAYPMGSRLMSGHTDLHEELERRLAKFERKEAAFLLNFGYQGMVSGIESLVSRNDVIVYDAEAHACIIDGVHLHQGKRFAYKHNDIESLRTNLRRATNLVKDNDGGILVISEGVFGMSGVQGKLKEIVALKEEFNFRFMIDDAHAFGVLGETGAGTSEAQGVMDGVDIYFGAFAKAMAGVGGFFAGDKDVINYLKYNMRSQIYAKALPMAMVVGSLKRLDMIENRPELRQKLHANTATLQNGLRDKGFRIGETSSCVTPVFLEGDVQEAMAMVFDLRNNYHIFCSIVIYPVVPKGTILLRLIPTATHTLADIEETIEAFSAIRDKLKNGTYKKAKVDISAMTAEVS from the coding sequence ATGAGAGATTTATTTGATAAAATCAGGGAGGATAAAGGTCCTCTTGGAAATTATTCAGCTCAGGCAGAGGGATATTTCATTTACCCCAAACTGGAGGGAGAGCTTTCCAGCAGAATGAAATTCAGAGGACATGAAGTAATAGTATGGAGTATTAACGATTATCTCGGATTAAGTAATAATGAAGAAGTCAGGAAAGCGGATTTAGAAGGTGCTCAGCAATATGGACTGGCCTATCCTATGGGCTCCCGGTTAATGTCTGGTCATACCGATCTGCATGAGGAGCTGGAGCGCAGGCTTGCAAAATTTGAACGTAAGGAAGCTGCCTTCCTGCTGAACTTCGGCTACCAGGGCATGGTGTCCGGTATTGAGTCGCTGGTATCAAGAAACGACGTAATTGTGTACGATGCAGAAGCACATGCCTGTATTATTGATGGTGTGCACCTGCATCAGGGAAAACGTTTTGCCTATAAACACAATGATATAGAAAGTCTCCGGACCAACCTCAGAAGAGCCACCAATCTCGTGAAAGACAATGATGGTGGTATTCTGGTTATCTCTGAAGGCGTATTTGGCATGAGTGGCGTACAGGGCAAACTCAAGGAGATCGTAGCCCTGAAAGAAGAGTTTAATTTCCGCTTCATGATCGATGATGCGCATGCCTTCGGTGTACTGGGTGAAACCGGCGCTGGTACTTCAGAAGCACAGGGTGTGATGGATGGCGTTGATATTTATTTCGGCGCCTTTGCCAAAGCGATGGCCGGTGTAGGCGGTTTCTTCGCCGGTGATAAGGATGTTATCAACTACCTCAAGTACAACATGAGGTCGCAGATATATGCCAAAGCCCTTCCTATGGCGATGGTAGTAGGCTCCTTAAAACGCCTCGATATGATTGAAAACAGACCTGAACTGAGGCAAAAGCTGCATGCCAATACAGCTACTCTTCAGAATGGGCTGCGCGACAAAGGTTTCCGCATTGGTGAAACTTCTTCCTGTGTTACACCGGTATTTCTCGAAGGGGATGTGCAGGAAGCTATGGCCATGGTATTCGATCTGCGTAATAACTATCATATTTTCTGCTCTATCGTGATTTATCCGGTAGTGCCAAAAGGTACTATCCTGCTTCGCCTTATCCCAACGGCCACGCATACACTGGCTGATATTGAGGAGACCATCGAAGCTTTCTCCGCTATCCGCGATAAGCTGAAAAACGGAACTTATAAAAAAGCAAAAGTGGATATCTCAGCCATGACAGCTGAAGTGTCCTGA
- a CDS encoding acyl-CoA dehydrogenase family protein, with amino-acid sequence MLADVITYHDFETFLGGVNKKDGLFSFDSLLALDEKALYPEQQVEALNQWGLHRYFIPAAYGGKLTDLRDIYYYWFLLARRDLTTAIAYGGTFLGALSVWVAGSETLRHKVAADILCHKKIAFSLTERENGSDLLQTRVLADYDAETDTFELSGEKWLFNHASKSSFTSVLAKTSPDSGPRAYSMLYTPTLGEAADSITVTGLDRIHTVGMKGLDLGGLVFNGHPVQGTSLVGKQGMGFELAVTSMQVSKLLLGGLALGSLDTLFRTAVDFCRQRMLYKNEIIHIPVLRLKLTSILLDMLLAESFCLSGIRAAQVLPSQLSLLSVMVKAFVPSLVEKATGVLSGLLGARSFITSETDYRIFQKQARDNAIIPVFDGNTYVNYQLVIKQLEVVFALAETIRQPDPETLRQVYQRDVELPPVDFSRLSLLSKGKDDLAFGCQYLKEALNKEDMAEEEGVSAIIEMLDLLIREMEKVRQWFLHEKGQSKTPYEMEAAVFHYAERYTMLRAAGAVACMIFYNRKEIHPLLKWPLLLQLSLKKVIAALNGKYFDMQKEEEDMLMAYILHCNSNGYTFSLFPVKTAM; translated from the coding sequence ATGCTGGCTGATGTTATTACCTATCATGATTTTGAAACTTTTCTGGGCGGTGTCAATAAAAAAGATGGTCTGTTCAGCTTTGACAGCCTGTTGGCCCTGGATGAAAAAGCCCTGTATCCGGAACAGCAAGTGGAGGCCCTCAATCAATGGGGCCTGCACCGGTATTTTATTCCGGCTGCCTATGGCGGAAAACTAACAGATCTGCGGGATATCTACTATTACTGGTTTCTGCTGGCAAGGCGCGACCTTACCACTGCTATTGCCTATGGTGGCACTTTTCTGGGTGCGCTGAGTGTATGGGTGGCCGGTAGTGAAACGTTGAGACATAAGGTGGCAGCGGATATCCTGTGTCATAAAAAAATAGCCTTCTCACTGACGGAGCGGGAGAACGGCAGCGATCTGCTGCAGACACGGGTGTTGGCAGATTATGATGCAGAAACAGATACCTTCGAATTGTCAGGGGAGAAGTGGTTGTTTAATCATGCTTCCAAAAGCAGCTTCACCAGCGTATTAGCTAAAACATCGCCGGATAGCGGTCCGCGGGCCTATTCCATGTTGTATACGCCTACCCTGGGAGAGGCAGCTGACAGTATAACGGTAACGGGCCTTGACAGAATTCATACGGTAGGGATGAAGGGGCTCGACCTGGGAGGCCTGGTCTTCAACGGGCACCCGGTCCAGGGGACATCGCTTGTAGGCAAGCAGGGGATGGGGTTTGAGCTGGCAGTCACTTCTATGCAGGTGTCCAAGCTGCTGCTGGGAGGCCTGGCGTTAGGCTCGCTGGATACCTTGTTCAGAACAGCTGTTGACTTTTGCAGACAGCGGATGCTGTATAAAAATGAAATCATTCATATTCCCGTACTCCGGTTAAAACTCACCAGTATTCTGCTGGATATGTTGCTGGCAGAATCTTTCTGTCTCTCCGGCATAAGAGCAGCACAGGTATTGCCATCACAGTTGTCGCTGTTATCCGTGATGGTGAAGGCGTTTGTGCCTTCCCTGGTGGAGAAGGCTACGGGCGTGCTTTCCGGCCTGCTGGGTGCAAGGTCGTTTATCACCAGTGAAACGGATTACCGTATCTTCCAGAAGCAGGCCCGGGACAATGCTATTATCCCGGTGTTTGATGGGAATACGTATGTGAACTATCAACTGGTGATCAAACAGCTGGAAGTGGTGTTTGCATTGGCTGAAACAATTCGTCAGCCTGATCCGGAGACGCTGCGGCAGGTATATCAGCGGGATGTGGAATTGCCTCCGGTTGATTTTTCGCGTTTGTCGCTCTTGTCCAAAGGCAAGGACGACCTGGCATTTGGATGCCAGTACCTGAAGGAAGCATTAAATAAGGAAGATATGGCAGAAGAGGAAGGGGTTTCCGCTATCATCGAAATGCTGGATCTGCTGATCCGGGAAATGGAAAAGGTACGGCAATGGTTTCTGCATGAAAAGGGCCAAAGTAAAACGCCTTACGAGATGGAAGCGGCCGTGTTTCATTATGCGGAGCGGTATACCATGTTGCGGGCAGCTGGTGCTGTGGCCTGTATGATTTTTTATAACAGAAAAGAAATTCATCCGTTGTTGAAATGGCCGTTGTTACTACAGCTTTCTCTGAAAAAAGTGATAGCAGCACTAAACGGAAAATATTTTGATATGCAGAAAGAGGAGGAAGATATGTTGATGGCATATATCCTTCATTGTAATAGTAATGGATATACGTTTTCTCTGTTTCCGGTTAAAACTGCTATGTAA
- a CDS encoding class I SAM-dependent methyltransferase, with product MNDQEFVQYNQQLFKKVAPNYKWLDLLASRCRGKFCNFLGDIQGLKILDVATGTGQQALAMAKKGAIVTGADLSEDMLHYAIRNDKQGLVHFEYANSTSLPFDNEVFDITVMSFALHCMTHEIRMGTLKEMMRVTKKDGFIAFIDHCKPSKSIGKLIYSNIARFETPLYKQFLDTDFRQELRLLDLDIVRHHKFFFETMQMMACKYYH from the coding sequence ATGAATGATCAGGAATTTGTGCAATATAACCAGCAGCTGTTTAAGAAGGTAGCCCCCAACTACAAGTGGCTGGACCTGCTGGCATCCCGGTGTCGTGGTAAATTCTGCAATTTTTTGGGAGATATACAGGGACTGAAAATATTAGATGTTGCCACAGGTACCGGGCAGCAGGCGCTGGCAATGGCCAAAAAGGGCGCTATTGTGACCGGCGCCGACCTGTCTGAAGATATGTTGCATTACGCTATACGCAATGACAAACAGGGCCTGGTACACTTCGAATATGCCAATAGTACGTCGCTTCCCTTTGATAATGAGGTATTTGACATTACGGTCATGTCTTTTGCACTCCATTGCATGACACATGAAATCCGTATGGGCACGCTAAAGGAAATGATGCGGGTAACAAAAAAAGACGGTTTTATCGCTTTTATAGATCATTGTAAGCCGTCCAAATCAATCGGTAAATTGATCTATTCCAATATCGCACGCTTTGAAACACCCTTGTATAAACAGTTTCTGGATACGGATTTCAGGCAGGAGCTGCGTCTGTTGGATCTTGATATAGTCAGGCATCATAAGTTCTTTTTTGAGACAATGCAGATGATGGCATGTAAATATTATCATTAA
- a CDS encoding proline iminopeptidase-family hydrolase, with protein MKSGITLLIWVVMLLISCSNPNKPSNSQPYSAYLQDTTSGIKSGGIQVIPINTPKGKFNVWTKRIGNNPKIKLLLLNGGPGATHECFECMESFLPAEGIEFIYYDQLGCGNSDNPKDTSMWDLSRYVEEVEQVRQALKLDKENFYLLGHSWGGLLAAQYALKYQQHLKGLIISNMMMSIPAYAKYAENVLAKQFDPKVLARIRELEAKKDFSNPDYMNLLMAHFYTKHVLRLPLDQWPEPVNRSLGKINQSLYVTMQGPSEFGTSGKLEKWDITAELSKLTVPTLTVGSQFDTMDPEHMKWVSKQVQNGSYLYCANGSHMSLYDDQQTYMTGIIKFIKGVDAGEKKMNLQ; from the coding sequence ATGAAATCCGGTATCACATTGCTAATATGGGTAGTGATGCTGCTTATATCCTGCAGTAACCCTAACAAACCCTCAAACAGCCAACCCTATTCTGCCTACCTACAGGATACCACATCCGGTATTAAAAGCGGCGGCATACAAGTCATTCCCATCAATACGCCCAAAGGGAAATTTAATGTCTGGACCAAACGTATCGGTAACAACCCCAAAATAAAGTTACTGCTGTTAAATGGCGGTCCTGGCGCTACTCATGAGTGTTTCGAATGTATGGAGAGTTTTCTGCCTGCCGAAGGCATAGAATTCATTTATTATGACCAGCTTGGCTGCGGTAATTCAGACAACCCCAAAGACACGTCCATGTGGGACCTGTCCCGCTATGTGGAAGAAGTAGAGCAGGTACGGCAGGCGCTCAAACTGGATAAAGAAAATTTCTATCTGTTGGGACATTCCTGGGGCGGACTGCTGGCAGCCCAGTATGCATTAAAATATCAGCAACACCTGAAAGGTCTTATCATCTCCAACATGATGATGAGCATTCCTGCGTATGCTAAGTATGCAGAGAATGTACTCGCCAAACAGTTTGACCCGAAAGTATTGGCAAGGATACGGGAACTGGAAGCAAAAAAAGACTTCTCCAACCCTGACTATATGAACCTGCTGATGGCTCATTTTTATACCAAACATGTACTCCGCCTGCCCCTGGACCAATGGCCGGAGCCGGTCAACCGCTCCCTGGGCAAAATCAATCAATCACTGTATGTAACGATGCAGGGACCCAGTGAATTCGGTACCAGCGGGAAACTGGAAAAATGGGACATTACCGCCGAACTATCTAAACTCACAGTTCCTACTCTGACAGTGGGCTCACAGTTTGACACTATGGACCCCGAACATATGAAATGGGTGTCCAAACAGGTACAAAATGGCAGCTATCTGTACTGCGCCAATGGCAGCCATATGTCCCTGTACGATGATCAGCAAACTTATATGACTGGTATTATTAAATTTATCAAAGGCGTGGATGCGGGAGAAAAGAAAATGAATTTACAGTAA
- a CDS encoding acyl carrier protein, producing MKKYTVEEISNWIVRKLSVKLNLPTSAIRLDKDILDYGLDSMEALGMVGEIEALIGVEIPATSVWDYPTISQLAQFIHDEAPVI from the coding sequence ATGAAAAAGTATACTGTAGAAGAAATTTCGAACTGGATCGTCAGAAAACTCTCTGTAAAACTGAACCTGCCGACTTCTGCTATCCGCCTGGACAAAGACATTCTCGACTACGGCCTGGATTCAATGGAAGCACTGGGCATGGTGGGTGAAATTGAGGCGCTGATTGGTGTGGAGATACCTGCCACGAGTGTATGGGATTATCCTACTATCAGCCAGCTGGCGCAGTTTATTCATGATGAAGCTCCTGTGATATAA
- a CDS encoding GMC oxidoreductase, translating into MKKIYSRLLKKSEQLLLSWLLPSKEKIEALHYALFDFFLPYKDDNEEVKAAIKEARIRQYAMARKNLQLMWILLFISRPALLLKSGWIRFYFRNMEKTKVNDAVITAAVAECRQFLSGLSTTSFVNMTDLQRNQFLQLLTNSRINFYRRIGAGIRAYYIVNVYKGRIGRLLSGIGDFKQDAFIPDLDIPVPAFKTSLQYNSGQRCITGEIDCVVIGSGPSGCLVAAEMHKAGKRVLILESGSFFIPGTFDGRAGLQFYEDKGFRTTSDGGVFVLNGSVVGGGATVNVDMAFEPMIPSVSGRFERWHAEGIIDDSIWTASQLKAAHDSIAHLLNTRAVEHSEMNAHNKILYDGGLQHGLHPHFYKLNTYKPGESPYKRTDKRGPVEHYILDAMQDKHNPITLIPDAQVEKLVIKNGKVTGIEFEVRAADMLQGIIADPFRLGLPLNKRITVSPREVVVTGGNLGSSVLLKKSGLSDPMIGRGFIMHPFMLVLGLFDHIVDNHIGTQSSVYISDYLTTDYRRPAADFMIESASARPEIAAMLLPGNPVQVLDCVKQYRYLGGIGVLLIDEVNPENRVEVNVKGEPEIYYRLSDKDIERFRYGVKEAIEIMFKGGARKVILPSFEPLSGSALEPTGCNMLDSMDQAADVVARLNFNANETLLFAAHMMGGVKMSSDPAKGCIDKHYRVNGVDNLYVADASVYPSSVGANPMQTIYSTAKIFADNHLHKRNHIDHVNTTMSYE; encoded by the coding sequence ATGAAAAAGATATATAGCCGTCTTTTAAAAAAATCGGAGCAGCTGTTGCTTTCATGGTTGCTGCCTTCCAAAGAAAAGATAGAAGCATTACATTATGCATTGTTCGATTTTTTCCTGCCCTATAAGGATGATAATGAAGAAGTAAAAGCAGCTATCAAGGAAGCGCGTATCCGGCAGTATGCGATGGCCAGGAAAAACCTGCAGCTGATGTGGATATTGCTTTTTATTTCCAGGCCAGCCCTGTTATTGAAATCAGGATGGATCCGGTTTTATTTCCGGAATATGGAAAAGACAAAGGTGAATGATGCGGTGATAACAGCGGCAGTGGCTGAATGCAGGCAGTTTCTGTCCGGTCTGTCCACGACTTCATTTGTGAATATGACTGATTTGCAAAGGAATCAATTTCTGCAGCTGCTGACAAACTCAAGGATTAATTTTTACCGTCGTATCGGCGCTGGTATCAGGGCCTACTATATCGTGAATGTCTACAAAGGCAGGATAGGCCGGCTGTTATCCGGTATTGGAGATTTCAAGCAGGATGCTTTTATTCCTGACCTGGACATTCCGGTGCCGGCGTTTAAAACGTCCTTACAATACAATTCCGGGCAGCGCTGTATTACCGGTGAAATAGACTGTGTGGTGATCGGCAGTGGTCCCTCCGGATGTCTTGTGGCCGCCGAAATGCATAAGGCCGGCAAAAGGGTGCTGATACTGGAGTCCGGCTCTTTCTTCATCCCCGGCACTTTCGATGGCCGGGCCGGGTTGCAGTTCTATGAAGATAAAGGATTCAGGACTACCAGCGATGGAGGCGTATTTGTGCTGAATGGTAGTGTGGTGGGCGGTGGCGCCACTGTTAACGTGGATATGGCTTTCGAGCCGATGATACCTTCTGTCAGCGGCCGTTTTGAGCGCTGGCATGCGGAAGGGATCATTGATGACAGCATCTGGACAGCATCCCAGCTGAAAGCTGCTCACGACAGTATAGCGCATTTACTGAACACCAGAGCAGTGGAACACAGTGAGATGAATGCGCATAATAAGATATTGTATGATGGTGGGCTGCAGCATGGTCTTCACCCTCATTTCTATAAACTCAATACTTATAAGCCCGGTGAATCTCCCTACAAACGGACAGACAAAAGAGGGCCTGTAGAGCATTACATTCTGGATGCCATGCAGGATAAACACAATCCTATTACACTCATCCCGGATGCACAGGTGGAAAAACTGGTTATCAAAAATGGCAAGGTAACAGGAATAGAGTTCGAAGTGCGTGCTGCGGATATGTTGCAGGGAATCATTGCAGATCCTTTCCGGCTGGGGCTTCCACTTAATAAACGTATAACCGTCAGCCCCCGGGAAGTGGTGGTTACCGGGGGTAACCTCGGCTCTTCTGTGCTGCTGAAAAAATCAGGGCTGTCTGATCCGATGATTGGCAGGGGATTTATCATGCATCCTTTTATGCTGGTGCTGGGCCTTTTCGATCATATTGTGGATAACCATATCGGTACGCAGTCATCCGTTTATATCAGTGATTATCTCACTACAGATTACAGGCGGCCTGCAGCCGATTTTATGATTGAATCCGCCAGTGCGAGGCCGGAGATAGCTGCGATGCTGCTGCCCGGAAATCCTGTGCAGGTGCTGGATTGCGTTAAACAATACCGGTATCTCGGCGGCATCGGCGTACTACTGATCGACGAAGTGAATCCGGAAAACAGGGTAGAGGTGAATGTAAAAGGAGAGCCGGAGATCTACTACAGACTGAGTGATAAGGACATAGAGAGATTCAGGTATGGTGTAAAGGAGGCGATAGAAATTATGTTTAAAGGCGGCGCCCGGAAGGTGATACTGCCGAGCTTTGAACCGCTGAGCGGTAGCGCGCTGGAGCCTACCGGTTGTAATATGCTTGACAGTATGGACCAGGCGGCGGATGTTGTAGCCCGGCTGAACTTCAATGCCAACGAGACCTTGCTGTTTGCCGCGCATATGATGGGAGGGGTGAAGATGAGCAGCGATCCTGCCAAAGGCTGTATTGACAAACATTACAGGGTGAATGGTGTGGATAACCTGTATGTGGCCGATGCCAGCGTGTATCCGTCATCGGTAGGTGCCAATCCTATGCAGACGATCTATTCCACTGCAAAAATCTTCGCGGACAATCATCTTCATAAGAGAAATCATATTGATCATGTTAATACTACAATGAGCTATGAATGA
- a CDS encoding fatty acyl-AMP ligase has protein sequence MHVNKAPDNLLTLFGKRIAESGDKPAYKFLVTDDHYNMISYHDFHERVLGYAAFLQHDVQVKPKERALILYPPGLDYIYAFYACLFAGVIAVPAYPPDTRNVNRIISIIRDCSPSVILTTHQHQRILDNFIAQHRLGDSFSGQVIVLPEVAEERLHQHYTDPGMQKHDIAFLQYTSGSTSDPKGVILTHENLMANSHCIEANLKTRRGMEMVSWLPPYHDMGLIGGIIHPLSMGMTATLMSPLNFVKKPARWLKMISDATHADGVMSPAPNFGFELCTEKVTEEQLKGLHLDNWESAICGAEPIRLSTYENFCRRFKAAGFKRSSFVPVYGLAEATLLLSGEVTQRNPFVGVFDAAGIKHNKVRNAGADSDGEQELFTRMIGCGPVVKDHSALIVNPDTLSTCDENAIGEIWIRGNSIAKGYWNKPADTTFNAYTKEGAGPYFRTGDLGFFRDTQLYIAGRLKDCLIINGRNHYPQDIEYTVSSVDDLLRKDSTAVFVMEVTAEGRLKEEVVVVQEITRIREELPDFSALFNAIRRAVFDAHGINVAEILLIEQSSIPKTSSGKIMRHKAKELYAEKKLKTITLSSVHTDQ, from the coding sequence ATGCATGTCAACAAGGCCCCCGATAATTTACTGACGCTGTTCGGGAAAAGAATTGCCGAAAGCGGAGATAAGCCTGCTTATAAATTTCTGGTGACGGATGATCATTACAATATGATCTCCTACCATGATTTTCATGAAAGAGTGCTGGGATATGCAGCCTTTCTGCAACACGATGTGCAGGTGAAGCCGAAGGAACGGGCATTGATATTATATCCGCCAGGGTTGGATTATATCTATGCATTTTATGCCTGTCTCTTTGCCGGCGTCATTGCTGTGCCGGCCTATCCGCCAGATACGAGGAATGTAAACAGGATCATATCCATTATCAGGGATTGTTCCCCTTCCGTGATCCTTACTACCCATCAGCATCAACGAATACTAGATAATTTTATAGCGCAGCATCGGCTGGGTGATTCCTTTTCCGGCCAGGTGATCGTATTGCCGGAAGTGGCTGAAGAACGGCTGCATCAGCACTATACAGATCCCGGTATGCAAAAGCACGATATTGCCTTTCTGCAATATACCTCCGGTTCCACTTCAGATCCGAAAGGCGTGATACTCACCCATGAAAATCTCATGGCCAATAGCCACTGTATTGAAGCGAACCTGAAAACCAGGCGGGGTATGGAGATGGTGAGCTGGTTGCCACCTTATCATGATATGGGGCTGATTGGCGGTATTATACATCCTTTATCCATGGGGATGACGGCTACGCTGATGTCGCCATTGAATTTTGTGAAGAAGCCGGCCAGGTGGCTGAAAATGATCTCCGACGCCACCCATGCAGATGGCGTGATGAGTCCGGCCCCCAACTTCGGTTTTGAACTATGTACGGAAAAAGTAACCGAAGAACAGCTGAAAGGCCTGCACCTCGATAATTGGGAGAGCGCCATCTGTGGAGCAGAGCCCATACGGTTATCTACCTACGAAAATTTCTGCCGGCGGTTTAAAGCCGCAGGTTTTAAAAGATCTTCGTTTGTGCCGGTGTATGGCCTGGCAGAAGCCACGCTGCTACTCAGCGGCGAGGTGACTCAGCGCAACCCGTTTGTAGGCGTATTTGATGCGGCCGGAATAAAACACAACAAAGTAAGAAACGCCGGTGCCGACAGCGACGGAGAACAGGAGCTATTTACCCGTATGATCGGATGCGGACCGGTAGTGAAAGATCATTCGGCACTGATCGTTAACCCCGATACACTAAGCACTTGCGACGAAAATGCCATCGGCGAAATCTGGATACGCGGTAACAGTATTGCCAAAGGCTACTGGAACAAACCCGCGGATACTACCTTTAACGCCTATACGAAGGAAGGAGCCGGGCCTTACTTCCGCACGGGAGACCTCGGTTTTTTCAGGGATACCCAGTTGTATATCGCCGGCCGCCTGAAGGACTGTCTGATTATCAACGGCAGAAATCATTATCCCCAGGATATTGAATATACCGTCAGCAGCGTAGATGACCTGCTGCGGAAAGACAGCACCGCCGTATTTGTGATGGAAGTAACGGCAGAAGGACGTCTGAAGGAAGAAGTAGTGGTCGTGCAGGAGATCACCCGTATCAGAGAAGAGCTGCCTGATTTTTCCGCCTTATTCAACGCTATCAGGCGTGCTGTGTTTGATGCCCATGGAATCAATGTGGCGGAGATACTGCTGATAGAGCAGTCTTCCATTCCTAAAACTTCCAGCGGTAAAATCATGCGGCATAAAGCGAAAGAGCTGTATGCAGAAAAAAAACTAAAGACCATTACCCTCTCGAGTGTGCATACAGATCAATAA